The segment AAAATCATTCTTACTGTTCCAtacaatataattattatgaCAGCGTAGTGGTTAGAAATATTGCGTGATTGATTGTGGTTTCTATtgtatatttttggaaagtaCATTCTAGTTAGGATACTAATTAGCAATAATTATAGACGATTATAATTCTATAATAGCGATTGCATGAAAACATAATTTGGAAACCATGAATATTacgaaacaaaaacattttcatagtttgaatatataaaaacagCAATAATGAACATTATTTAACGTCTCACAAATTCAGCTAGTTCATAATTTTGTATATCATCTTCTCATgatttaataaagaaataaatatcacGGTCAAatacaattaataataatacaaaattatatggtAAGTAATGGTTACAAAATTGGAATGACCAtgattttttgattttagaaataatatgttgacataattttgaaaacaattgtGTTAACCTCCTAAATTTATTCAGTGATTGACCATTAACTCAGTTTCTGTCATATATGCATAATTTGGCTCGAAATTAGTTAATTACCTTCGCCCAGTGTCTGATTTATCTAAATAATATCAATCACCgtcaaatttatataattttttttcctaattttgtATACgataatatattctaaaacataaataatactGATTTGAAggaaaattatgaatatatggCCAAAATATTACAATTACTAATAGTTAaaactataagaaaataaaattaaacgtaCAATGCCATTGtttgatgtatgttttataaGCTATTATATATGTCGTTCTTGTAATATAAAAAAGAGTGTATAAGTCATGTATACATCTATGCCTCTCCggatattttttgatattttacataCAATATTTTACATAGGATTATATACATCgttagtataatatataaaaaataaatcgttTTTACGCATGTCAAACATTGGCACATAATATGAACGTGGACAATGTATAAGAGCATAATATTAAAGGTctatataaatttctaaaacataCACTATATGTCAGTTgtgtataaatatattcatgtgTCTTCCCGGTTATTTATAGCATATCAAAGTCGATATCGAGATCACCTTGCTAAATGTGAAGACCTGCGCCTTGATTTTCGAAGTGTTCATAACAATAGTTTTGAATCTGCTAATATTTACCAAATATGAAACAATTAATGTGTTCGTGTGTACCTTACCTAACCAATCTTTCTATATGTAAcgactattttttgaattttatagatAGTAATTATAATATTTGACTGTTTTTATGTTGGTTATGAACTTATGATCATTTACGGTTcttatgttaaattttgaaCCAAAACGCGGCAAAGTAAAACGTGAGTATAGTGTTTGAAAGTCAAATATTATaatcaataatataataaaattataatatttatattttaatgtacaattaattataatacGAATTTATATGGTAAGTAATGGTTACGAAACATGGGTACTTACTTCTATAAATAATATGTTGtcataatacaaataatcaatattttcaaatcaaCCTCCCAAATTTACTCACTGTTTGGCGATGGTATAGTGGATTTGATTCAAAGATTTGAACTGATCATGTGTATTTCCTCCTAAACCGTTACACACCGAAGGTAactaatttctataattttgagCCAAATAAGAACAATCACCGTCAAAGTACTATAAATTTGGTTCATAATTTTATATGCTTCCTATATTCTAAAACATgcaataatattatatgtttccTATATTCGTGAtgttgaaaaaaaagaatatgaaatataaaagaatatataagtaaaagaatatataaaaaaatgtataaataaatgtatacatattcACTTTTTTACATATTACATACTGCATAttgcatacatatataaaagaatgtattagtaaaagaatatataaaagaatgtatatgtaaatgtaaatgtatacatatatgcatttcttacatataatatataaaataatatataaaagaatgaatGTATAAGTTATGTATACACGTTTTAAACGGAGGAGAATTTCACTATACATTTATGTCGAATATAATTTCCTAACGTATTATGCATATCGAACAGAAGCAATGCATATGTGTCATCTTACCgtagtataaatataaagaaGAGCATGTAACAAATATAATAGTACTAATGGCATTATATGTAATAACCCTAGTAAATCAAGGATAATTGTAAATAATGGCCGAGAAGGATTGTAAAGATGACACATATGCATAATGACAACATTAAAATTAGTTTACTCTTTaaaggttaattttttaaaatgtttcttGGTTAATAATAAGGGGATAATCAGAAATGACTAGCATATTTTTTGCTCGATTGCTCGTTGCTTCGTTTTGTGTAAAAATCAGATGACTTCTTGGTTGCGGTAATTAGTTTTCTGATATTAAACTGCTTTTCCAAAATTCTTTGCTTAAAGATCGTCTTCATTTGATAGTTGATGCGACAAAAATAAAGAgtcatattttatgttattttctgATTGCACAGAAGGCTTTGTCTCAATATCAGTGTCTCAATATCATTGATATTGTTGTGACCTTTTTGACAATAATGTCGCTGCATGAATTCCAGCGGTGTTAACCACTCCGTTCAACGGTCGACGATTTCTTTTAATCTCATCATCCTTTATTTTTCTTGTCGCtcaaagttaatttttttttttttgaattatacagaggtatcctggccccaccgaagtggtccagactagtcacgtgttgccacatgtcggtcctctctccctggcgatgccgaaatgttaattccccagtggccgggattcgaacccaggtggcggaactcacagctgtaaaccctttaccaactgagctagaagccCCGGTTCGCTCAAAAGTTAATTACCGCGACAATGCGCCGTACAATGTTGTTGTATAACGTATATATTGTGTATTGAAATGTAAAATGAGAATCATATATTGCTCATGGTTATACTTTAGATTTGTAACAATgaaaaccaaaaattcaatGTACGATTGACACATTAATTTGTCGAATGTAAACAGAATCAACCTTTGACAATAAAGCAAAGAGTTGGGAACTTTGCACATGGGATTAGCTAACATTAATTTAAAAGATTAGTGAGATTAAACTTTATATTGCGAATTAATGGGTCCCATATACGTCCGACCATCGTAATGCCAACTAAAATTCCCAGCCCGGCAATCACGCGTTATATTCCTTTCATTGaattcgtttttgttttcttattttcttactCATTAATACGATTATACTAGGATTCTTACTTTGGTGGAGCCAGATAAATTATTTGTTAGAAcacattataatttataaatatatttaataatattaaattagttatttaataataaattaatggaATGGGAGGAAATTTGGAGAAGACCACAAATGAGCAATGATTTAATAGACAATGGACATTGGATGAAACTGTGAACTAATCATACTTGAACTGATGCTTGTTTAACTTCTTAGATTGAAGCCTTAATTTAGGATTCAAAGATTTTAGGCTTTGAATCAGTACTttgaaagcaaaaaaaacagTCAGCTTTTGTAATGTTAAGTTTCAAGAACTGATCTTAAGCTTTTTATGATGATTTATCTTTTTTGCAAGTACGAGTTCCTGTTGGAACAAAAGGGACACCCCAATAGTACTATAGAAAGTAAACCGagagacacaacaaaacaagcaaccactatgctttattagaatcttctttaaacaatctattacaaGATCNNNNNNNNNNNNNNNNNNNNNNNNNNNNNNNNNNNNNNNNNNNNNNNNNNNNNNNNNNNNNNNNNNNNNNNNNNNNNNNNNNNNNNNNNNNNNNNNNNNNTCCTTTTCTCTCAGATGCTAACATTATGATGATGTAGAAATATTTGTTTGCATCCTATATGATGAATTATTGGTTTGTATATATCAATATACCCATGCGGATATGAATCTAACCCATTACAACATTCATTCAGTTacttcttttaccaaaaaaaaaacatttagttaCTTTGAATTTTACGCTGCAGTTATTGCTTTTTGAGATTTagttaaccaaaagaaaagtttGTTTGTGCTATCTTTTAGTACTTGTCTTTTCCAAAAAACAatactttattaattttttaaaaatatatatatatatacataaaattatttgcattttggtcATTACAATTAATTACACATCAGATTTATGATTATTAAATATCTTTTGcttatcattttaatctttatttttctatatctCATAATgatttcagatttatttttataaattcaagttttacacataaaattaaataaataatttataatatgtgAAAACTAGAATtagacaacaaaaatattacaaaagaaacataataaaatatatttttcaaaagctACATGAAGACAAAAATTATGACacacacatttaaaatattacaaaacgCTAATGGTCtctaaaatttgttttgaaacctccaaaatctctaaaatattgtccaaacaaattttttgtaaccaaaaatagaatattacggAAATAATTTTAGGGAGTAATGTGGTATTTctcttgtattttaatatttcctATGTATTTTTATTGATAGTTTTATATTGTAGCGTAAGATTtgattaattaatattgttgcaatatgttttatatatgttttagttatatataaaagttttatgaatCTACATTAACtatgaaaaatataagaattatagAGTagattacaaataattttgaagttaaatttaaagttttagttttggaGAAGAACAccttgaaatttcaaatataaagttttgcATACTCTAAAAATCTTTGTGGAGATGCTCTTAGCGTCTCGGCTGGTTTTCAAGATCTTTGGGGATTAAAGAATTTGACCCAAATATATCCCAATTAACAAGAGAAATAAATGTCTGAACTTTGTTAATTTTGCTAGTAGAATAAATTAGAATAACTATCTAAGACAAACTTGAAAATTGATAGATTGATATCAGATCGCCTATTGTtatcattaataagaaaatcacaaaataaattataaaaagaaaaaaagagaagaaatttTTGAGCTTGTTTATTGGAAAGCATAACAgaattacaattaaaaaaattcctTCAAAATGTTCTGAAGGAAACAAATTTTTCTTGTAAATCTagttttttctcttatttttagTTCTTCTAATTATAGTTTgattaattttacttttatcaTCCGCAAACATAGAATTTAGGGATGATAGTTGTGATGTTTtacaagaattaaaaaaatagattataaattattttgtactgttttaaatttctaaaaataaaaaaaaaatagttcttttaacatttttgacTATGAGCTGTGTTGTagatgaataaataaaaaattctttatttaaaatgagtaatatatataataaaataatattaaagtgtatacacaaatatataaatacatttttattttctaatttatatttacCAACTAGTATCAAAAATTATCTATATAAGaactttaaatcaaaatattttctataaaaaattcCTTAaccattaatatattttttatttatttatcaaacaacaatttttaaaaactaatatgaatattcataaaaaaaaaatatcatcaagcGAGAATCACGAGTGTACATATAGCCCCCACTCGCCACCCTCCAAAACACATACACATAAACTGACACAGAAACCACAGATATCTTGAAGCGAGAATCTCATGGACTCGTCTCAAAACGATGTCGTATACCAACGGCTTCTACAGCCTCAGCTTTCTCCCTTGCCGGAATCCAGCAACGGCGAGTTAGAGAGAGTGCTTTCCGACTTGGAAACTCCCTTGTTCCGCCGCCTACGTAAAGCCACCATGATTGAATCCAAACTCCTTTTCAAACTTGCTGCACCAGCTGTCATAGTGTACATGATAAACTACCTCATGTCCATGTCTACTCAAATTTTCTCCGGTCATCTAGGAAACCTAGAGCTAGCTGCTGCTTCTCTCGGAAACACAGGAATACAAGTCTTCGCTTACGGTCTCATGGTAACAACATGAtctttagttatgttatatacTGTTTTGTAATAATAATTCTGAAGCCTCCAACTTTGAACATATATACGTTACGTAGCTAGGGATGGGGAGTGCAGTGGAGACGCTTTGTGGACAAGCGTTTGGAGGGAGAAAATACGACATGCTCGGCGTTTATCTCCAGAGATCCGCCGTGTTGCTCACGCTCACCGGCGTCCTCCTCACCGTAATATACGTTTTCTGCAAACCCATTCTTCTTTTCCTCGGGGAGTCGCCCGAGATCGCTTCCGCAGCGTCTCTCTTCGTCTACGGCCTTATCCCTCAGATCTTCGCCTACGCGATGAACTTCCCTATCCAAAAGTTCCTCCAGGCTCAAAGCATCGTTGCCCCGAGTGCTTACATTGCAACCGTCACTCTCTTCGTTCATCTTCTCCTAAGCTGGCTCGCTGTGTACAAGCTCGGGTGGGGTTTACTCGGAGCGTCGCTCGTGCTGAGCTTCTCGTGGTGGATCATTGTGGTGGCTCAGTATGTTTACATCGTGACGAGTGATCGGTGTCGTGAGACGTGGAGAGGGTTCAGTGTTCAGGCGTTCTCGGGGCTACCGAGTTTCTTCAAACTCTCTGCCGCCTCCGCCGTGATGCTTTGCCTTGAGACTTGGTATTTTCAGATCTTGGTTCTTCTCGCCGGACTCCTCGAGAATCCGGAACTTGCTCTTGATTCTCTATCTATTTGGTAAGtcttttccaaaaatattttcttaatatagaaatattttaCTAGTTCTTGTTATAATCTAGGAAGATAAAATGGTTGGCAAGAAAAAGAACTAGGAAAAATAATCTATAAGAAATTTTCATTCCTTCTAAAGAAAGctttttgttaacaaattttaattaatatttttttgttatttcttcGTAAAAGCAGATGAACAATACTATTCCATTATTCTAGACACAATAGTAAAATTATTTCCTTCTAAAAacctttttttgttaacaaaattttaattaatacttTTTGTTAATTTCTTCGTAAAAGCAGATTGATAATATTATTCCATTATTCTAGATAATAGTAACactctttcctttttcttccAAAAAGACAGTCATACGTAAGCTACTTTATTCTATGCTTTGCTTTGGCATACCTGCCTCTTGAACGGAACCAAACATATATTATTCCGTTATCTTGAAATTCGACCAAATTAATACGTTGGTTATAGTCTTTTCCGATGGATGTTTTAGAAATGATTCGTCAATTCTTTTAGTATTGCCAATTAGGTTGAAAAGAACGGAACATAACTTCTGTAGGAGTACAAAGTGAAGTTTGGTTGTAGATATGAAGGTTTTGTTAGTTGCGAACGATTGATCGAACGCAACCTTCCTTCATTTTTGCCAATAAagcttttatttaagaattCTTGAACATATTTTTCCCATTTTTTGTCTTCATCTtcaatattagtatttttacgggaaactttttatttttttgcgaAAAAATAATTCCTGTAGTTTTGACTATGAAATTATTTACTTGGAGTGTCgtacaaaacatttttttcttcgtCTTTTTGTCGGTTACCTgcatctttttctttgttttgtacTATATTATACAATAGTTGAAAAACTAGATTATAATACAATAgtctttttctttatcaaaaaaaatacaatagtctttttaagtagatttttttttcttttaagtagattttttgtTTACCATGAACCTCTTGCGTTCGAGGGTGCTTTATCATTTTTCATTCGTCCAAAGTTCTGTTTTCTCCATTACCAAACAGAAAGAAGTTAGACGTAGGCATGggacataaataattttaaatagttaaactTACTATTTCTATTTGACTCATTTAAAACGAGTATTTTGTTGTAAAAATGAGTATTTGGCATATTAAGTACttgtcaaaattttgaatatttgcaagTTACTTAACTCGTTCATTTACTTGCTTAAATTTTTTACTTAAATCTGAATTGTTTGATTAattaaatctatatttatatttaaaatataaaaaaactcaaattacaatatattttagattaaaagttaGATTACTAGGcctaatattttaataaatatttattttatttttaaattacaaatctctattaattttttttgtaagaacatAAATGttaacatttatattaatttttgtttataaagatataaatattAGCCATACATACTTAATAGATATTAAGTATAACTATAATATGGAAAATGAATAGTAAATAACAAGTCAAGTAGTTTCAAAAGTAAAAAggttttatatttcatttttacttgcaaataataaaaatagatatttgttATCAGATTTGTCGATAATAAGTAGTTACTTTTTTAAGCTGAGTACGGAACAAATAGCAAATACAAGTATCAAATACTTATAATCAATCCTAGTAGAATCCATTTTGTTTAGAGACTTGTACCAAATCTTGATCACATTGCACCATTTTTATGTAGaagttaaatttaatttttttataatattgtaTTCAGGCATGCAATGAAAATGATGGTTCATATAGATATGTTTTAACTCAGATTTGCTCTTCTTTTTGTCAAAGCAGTTTTcactatattatacatattttctgTTAAACACGATATTACATACTCTATatctttttaagataaaaaatatttttaaaatgatgagttataaaaaacaatttcaaaagatgaattataataaatgttagtggtaaattatttttttaatctcaaaTTTTCTTAgtaaataatttagaaatcATTTGACAACacttttaatattgttatttaataGGAGCAGTGGCggaaccaaaaatatttttgaatgggatcatattataaaaatttaataattaaaaattaaatgtacTATTATTAtaacataattattaaaaaaataatagggacatataaaaatgtatacataAATTAATGGGGTCAAATGCTAAATTTTAGTTAGATATTgtaataatttaagaaaataatacacTAAAAATTCCCCAATTTTACTGGGGTCACCTGACCCCACAACCTCCTCTCTGCCTCCGCCCCTTAATATGAGCacataacaatatttttgtaGTACAAAGTGAAGTTTGCTTgtagatatattaaaattaagttaGTAGCGACCAATT is part of the Raphanus sativus cultivar WK10039 chromosome 5, ASM80110v3, whole genome shotgun sequence genome and harbors:
- the LOC108859579 gene encoding protein DETOXIFICATION 40-like — its product is MDSSQNDVVYQRLLQPQLSPLPESSNGELERVLSDLETPLFRRLRKATMIESKLLFKLAAPAVIVYMINYLMSMSTQIFSGHLGNLELAAASLGNTGIQVFAYGLMLGMGSAVETLCGQAFGGRKYDMLGVYLQRSAVLLTLTGVLLTVIYVFCKPILLFLGESPEIASAASLFVYGLIPQIFAYAMNFPIQKFLQAQSIVAPSAYIATVTLFVHLLLSWLAVYKLGWGLLGASLVLSFSWWIIVVAQYVYIVTSDRCRETWRGFSVQAFSGLPSFFKLSAASAVMLCLETWYFQILVLLAGLLENPELALDSLSICMTISGWVFMISVGFNAAISVRVSNELGAGNPKSAAFSVIIVNIYSLITCVILAIVILACRDVLSYAFTEGEKVSAAVSELCPLLALTLILNGIQPVLSGVAVGCGWQTFVAKVNVGCYYIVGIPLGALFGFYFKFDAKGIWTGMICGTLIQTVILAWVTFRTDWTKEVEEAFKRLDKWNNIKLEVVPE